GCTCGCGCCTGAGCAGGCTGAGTCGGCAGTGAAGCTTCTCTCGGCATGCGGGGCACGGGTTATGGTTCCGATGGCGCAACATTGCTGCGGTCTGCCATTCCTCGACTCGGGCGACGCCCACGGTGCCAAACGGCTGGCCAGGCAGACGATTGTCATGCTCGAATCCACGACCGCCGACTACATCGTTTCAGCGGCAAACTCCTGTGTGGCGACGATCGTCCACGACTATCCCCACCTCTTTAAGGACGAGCCGCAGTGGAAAGCGCGGGCGGAACGGCTCCGCGAACGGGTACGCGACCTGGCGTCCTTCCTCGTCAACGTCGCCCGATTACCGGCCGGCGCGCTGGCAAATCCCTCCAATGACGTCGTCACCTACCATCCGTTCTGCCAGAGCCTCAACGTCCTCCACGCGGATCAGGCGGCGCGGCGACTACTGATTGAGGTGTGCGGACTGGAATTGCGCGAACTGCCAGAGGCCAATGTCTGTTGTGGCTTCGGCGGATCCACCTCGTTCGACGCCCCGGAGGTAGCGCGCGGCATCGTCGACCGCAAGCTCTCGAACATCGACAGCAGCGGGGCCGACGTCGTGGTCACCGACAATCCGGGCTGCATCCTGCACCTACGGGGAGCTGCACACGCGAGCCGCCGTCGTCTCCGAGTGCTCCACCTGGCCGAAATCATGGCCAGCAGGCTGGAGGAACGCTCACGGAGCGGCTAGTATCCGGCTAGCGCAGTCGAGCTCGAGCCGCGGGCTGCTGCCCTGACCTCTAGGGCACCAGTTCCTTCCGGGCCGCGATGGTAAGTGCGAGGCCGAGTTCGATCCTTCTTTCGAGCAACGCCCGCCCAACGATCGCTCCCTCGGCCCCAGCATCCCGGATCGCCTCCAGGTCGGCGTAGGTCGCGACGCCACCGGCGACGAGGACCGGAACCCCCAGGGGAAGGATGGCGGAAAGGCCGGAGAGATCGGGGCCTCGCAGTGTCCCGTCACGGACGATGTCCGTATGGATGAAGCGGCGTGCGCCCAGGTCCCTGAGTTTCTCGGCGAGCGCGACCGGGGCCTCCGCCGAGGCGTGGCGCCAACCCCGCGTAAGGACTCTACTTTCACGGGTATCAAGACTGAAGACGAGGCGTGGACCGAAGCGGGCAGCCCATGACGCCGTGCGGGCGAGCGATTCCGTCGCGGCCGTGCCGACGATCACCCGCGCTACCCCCCGCTCCAGGGCTGCCTCGATCTGGGCGAGGCCACGAGCGCCACCGCCCGCCTGCACCGGCACCCCGGCGGCCGCCGCCATTTCAGCGATGACATCGAGGTGGCACCATTGACCGAGGCGGGCGCCGTCCAGGTCCACGACGTGCAGCCAGGTGGCCCCGGCCGCGGCGTACCCGCGGGCGAGCGCGACCGGGTTAGGCCCAAAATCGGTGACCCGGTTGAAATCGCCCTGCTCAAGCCGCACCGCGCGCCCGCCGAGGAGGTCGATCGCGGGAATGATCAGCATCCGGAAATTCGGCTCGGCGACTGGCCTCCTGTCATCGTGTTAGCATATTAACATGCTAAAGCGGCGGCGCCGGATTCCGACCCCGCGAGCCAAGTCGGGTCCTCCCGCGGAAACCTGGATCACTCCCGCCACCACTGATCTCTTCAAGGCGATCGCCGGGTTGAAGTCGCCCGAGGAGACCGAGCGCTTCTTTCGCGACCTGTGCACCATCCCCGAGCTCCACACGCTCGCGCACCGCTGGGAGGTCGCCAAGCTCCTCGACCAGGGCGTTCATTACGCGGACATCGCGCAGCGCACCGGCGCCAGTACCGCCACCATCACCCGCATCAATTCCTGGCGGCGCTTTGGGATGGGCGGCTACCGGTTGCTGCTCGACCGGCGGAAGGCACGCGCGAAATGAACGGCCGCTCGGGGCTTACCGATGGCCGGCTGCGCCTGGCCATCCCGAACAAGGGTCGCCTCGCCGAGCCGGCGATCGTGCTCTTGCGAGAGGCGGGCTATCACTTCGAGGCGGACGACCGGCGCCTGTTTGCGCCGTGCGAGAACTACCCACTCGACCTGCTGTTCGTGCGGGCCGAGGACATCCCCGAGTATGCGGGAGACGGCGTCGTCGACCTGGGCATCACCGGGTCGAATCTGGTCGAGGAGCGTGGCAGCCCGGTCACTCAGTGCATGGCCCTCGGGTTTGGCCACTGCCGGCTGGGCGTGGCCGTCCCCGACGAGCGACCGTTCCAGCGGCTCAGTGATCTCGCGGGCCGGCGCGTGGCCACCTCGCATCCCCGGACCACGGCGCGCTTCTTCAAGGAACGCAACCTCTCCGTCGAGCTGATCGAGATCAGCGGCGCGGTTGAGATTACCCCCTTGCTGGGCGTGGCGGACGCCATTGTCGACCTGGTCTCGACCGGCAGCACCCTGGCCGTCAACGGCCTGCGCGCCATCGAGACGATCCTCGAATCCGAAGCGCAGCTCATCAGCCATCCGCATCTGACGCCGGAAAAGACCGAGCGCAAGCGTCAGCTCGAGACGATGCTGGCCAGCGTGATCGCGGCTCGGCGCAAGAAGTACGTGATGATGAATGCGCCAGCCGATGCGCTCCGCCTGATCAAGAACGTGATCCCTGGGATGCAGTCGCCAACTGTGATGCCGCTGGCCGATCCGTCGATGATCGCGGTGCATGCCGTCGTGGACGCAGACGCGGTCTGGTCGCTGCTCGGTCCGCTCAAGGCGGTGGGGGCGACCTCGATCCTCGTGCTGCCGATCGAGAAGCTCATCCCATGATCGCGGTGGACGCCCTCCCAGCGCCGGGGACCGCCGCCTACCGCTCGCTCGTCAACCGCGCACCGGTGCCCGAGAGCGTGCGGGAACACACGCGAGCGCTGCTGCTGGACGTCCAGCGACGGGGTGACGCAGCATTGCTCGATCTGACCGAGCGCTTCGACGGCGTGCGTCTTCGGCAGACGAGGGTCCCCAGCGAGGCCATGCGGGCCGCGCTGGACAACCTGGATCGCGGATTGCGAAGCGCGCTCGAGGCCGCCGCCGCGAACATCGAAGCGGTGCACAGTGCCCAGCGCTTCAGCGAGGAGCCGGTCGACGTCGTAAGAGGAGTGCGCGTCTGGCGCGAGTGGCGTCCGCTCCTCCGCGTCGGAATCTATGTACCGGGGGGGCGGACCGTCTACCCCTCCTCCGTGCTCATGCTCGCCATCCCCGCGCGCCTCGCCGGCTGCCAGGAGATCGTCATGTGCTCGCCCCCGCAAGGTGATGGGCAGGTTGCCGCCGTGATCCTGGCTGCCGCCGGACTCGCGGGCGTGACCGAGGTCCACGTGATCGGCGGCGCCCAGGCGATCGCGGCCATGGCCTACGGCACCGAGTCGATTCGCCGGGTGGACAAGATCTTTGGGCCCGGCAATGCCTACGTTACGGCGGCCAAGCTGGCGGTGTTCGGTGAGGCGGCGGTCGACATGCCGGCGGGACCGTCCGAGATCCTGATCCTGACCGATGGGTCGGTCCCCGCGCCGTGGATCGCGGCCGACCTGCGAGCCCAGGCGGAGCACGCGCCCGACGCGCGCGGCGTGCTGGTCAGCACCGATGCGGCCATCGCGGCTGATGTTCGCGACCTGGTGGACGGCGACATCGCCGACCAGGTCCGAGTGCTGACGGCGACGGACCTGGATGAGGCGGTTGGGTTCGCAAATGCCTTCGCGGCGGAGCACTTGACCCTCGCGTGCGCCGAGCCCGAGCGGTGGCTGGCTCGTATCTCGGCCGCCGGATCCGTATTTCTCGGACCCTATGCCCCCGCGGCGGCGGGCGATTATGCGACCGGGGCGAACCATGTGCTCCCGACGGGCGGCGCGAGCCGCTCCTTCAGCGCCCTTGGCGTCGACGCCTTTGGGCGCACGCTGCAGGTCCAGTCGCTCGACCGATCCGGCCTGGCCCAGCTCGAGCCCGTCGTCGACGCGATCGCCGGAGCCGAGCAGCTCACCGCCCATGCGCAATCCGTCCGCGCCCGGCGGAACGGCTCCGCCGTCTTCACGGGACCCGACGGTCCGCGGCCGCGCGGAGCAATCGTCGACATGCAGCCGTATGAGTGGGAGCCGCCGAGCGCGCGCATCGCGAGCGAGGCCGGCGTGCCCGAGGCCGACGTGGTGCGCTTCGACACCAACACGTCGCCCTGGCCGGGCGCGTCCCTGAACGAGCTGGGAGCGCTGGCGCTCAACGAATACCCCGACACCAGCTACACGATGCTCACCAGCGCGCTTGCGGCGTACACGGGGGCCGAGGCGGAGACGATCACCGTTGGTGCGGGTGCCGATGAGATCCTCGATCTGCTGGCAAAAGCCTACGTCGGCGCGGGCGATCCGGTCGTCCTCACGCGCCCCACGTATGCCATGTTTCGGATCGTCAGCGAGATGGCCGGCGGTCGCGTCGATGCGATCCCCGGGGTAGGACTGGACCTCGACCAGGACCGATTCGTGCAACGGTCACGCCACGCCCGCCTCACCTGGTTATGCAACCCGAACAATCCCACCGGCGAGCTACTGCCGGTCGCCTTCATTGAGCGGCTGGCGGATGCATCCCCCGGCGTGGTCGCGGTGGACGAGGCCTACTTCGAGTTTTCGGCCGTCACGGCCGCAGGGCTGATCGCGCGCTTTCCCAACCTGGTGGTGATCCGCACCCTGAGCAAGGCGTTCGGGCTGGCCGGCGTTCGGGTCGGGTACGCGCTCGCGGGGCCAGTGATCGGCGCCGCACTCCGCCGGGTCCGCCCACCCGGCAGCATCAGTGTCGTCTCCGAAGCGCTCGGCGTCCAGGCATTGCGCGACCTCGACGGGATGCGCGACCGCGTTTCCCGGATCGTCGCGAGCCGTGACACGCTGTGTCGCGAGATCACAGGTCTCGACCTGCCGGTGCATCCCTCGGCGGCGAACTTCCTCCTGGTCCAGACCGGCGATGGGGCCGCGTCATGGCTCCTGCGTCGTGGGCTCGTGGTGCGGACGTTCCCCAAGGGGTCAGCGCTCGCCGGAT
This DNA window, taken from Candidatus Dormiibacterota bacterium, encodes the following:
- a CDS encoding YerC/YecD family TrpR-related protein, whose translation is MLKRRRRIPTPRAKSGPPAETWITPATTDLFKAIAGLKSPEETERFFRDLCTIPELHTLAHRWEVAKLLDQGVHYADIAQRTGASTATITRINSWRRFGMGGYRLLLDRRKARAK
- the hisD gene encoding histidinol dehydrogenase, giving the protein MIAVDALPAPGTAAYRSLVNRAPVPESVREHTRALLLDVQRRGDAALLDLTERFDGVRLRQTRVPSEAMRAALDNLDRGLRSALEAAAANIEAVHSAQRFSEEPVDVVRGVRVWREWRPLLRVGIYVPGGRTVYPSSVLMLAIPARLAGCQEIVMCSPPQGDGQVAAVILAAAGLAGVTEVHVIGGAQAIAAMAYGTESIRRVDKIFGPGNAYVTAAKLAVFGEAAVDMPAGPSEILILTDGSVPAPWIAADLRAQAEHAPDARGVLVSTDAAIAADVRDLVDGDIADQVRVLTATDLDEAVGFANAFAAEHLTLACAEPERWLARISAAGSVFLGPYAPAAAGDYATGANHVLPTGGASRSFSALGVDAFGRTLQVQSLDRSGLAQLEPVVDAIAGAEQLTAHAQSVRARRNGSAVFTGPDGPRPRGAIVDMQPYEWEPPSARIASEAGVPEADVVRFDTNTSPWPGASLNELGALALNEYPDTSYTMLTSALAAYTGAEAETITVGAGADEILDLLAKAYVGAGDPVVLTRPTYAMFRIVSEMAGGRVDAIPGVGLDLDQDRFVQRSRHARLTWLCNPNNPTGELLPVAFIERLADASPGVVAVDEAYFEFSAVTAAGLIARFPNLVVIRTLSKAFGLAGVRVGYALAGPVIGAALRRVRPPGSISVVSEALGVQALRDLDGMRDRVSRIVASRDTLCREITGLDLPVHPSAANFLLVQTGDGAASWLLRRGLVVRTFPKGSALAGFIRITVRTAQENARLVDALSEWRAHAG
- a CDS encoding 1-(5-phosphoribosyl)-5-[(5-phosphoribosylamino)methylideneamino] imidazole-4-carboxamide isomerase, with the protein product MLIIPAIDLLGGRAVRLEQGDFNRVTDFGPNPVALARGYAAAGATWLHVVDLDGARLGQWCHLDVIAEMAAAAGVPVQAGGGARGLAQIEAALERGVARVIVGTAATESLARTASWAARFGPRLVFSLDTRESRVLTRGWRHASAEAPVALAEKLRDLGARRFIHTDIVRDGTLRGPDLSGLSAILPLGVPVLVAGGVATYADLEAIRDAGAEGAIVGRALLERRIELGLALTIAARKELVP
- the hisG gene encoding ATP phosphoribosyltransferase is translated as MNGRSGLTDGRLRLAIPNKGRLAEPAIVLLREAGYHFEADDRRLFAPCENYPLDLLFVRAEDIPEYAGDGVVDLGITGSNLVEERGSPVTQCMALGFGHCRLGVAVPDERPFQRLSDLAGRRVATSHPRTTARFFKERNLSVELIEISGAVEITPLLGVADAIVDLVSTGSTLAVNGLRAIETILESEAQLISHPHLTPEKTERKRQLETMLASVIAARRKKYVMMNAPADALRLIKNVIPGMQSPTVMPLADPSMIAVHAVVDADAVWSLLGPLKAVGATSILVLPIEKLIP